A genomic segment from Canis lupus baileyi chromosome 31, mCanLup2.hap1, whole genome shotgun sequence encodes:
- the LOC140622085 gene encoding 5-hydroxytryptamine receptor 3C-like, whose translation MKGGWPVGGRVLLCLTVSLLLPGRGDTFTINCSGFDQYGVDPAAFQAVFDRKAFRPVLNYSNPIHVNISFTLSAILEVNAQLQLLTSFLWMNVMWDNPFISWNLEECVSLKNLTVSAENVWLPDIFIVESMDVDRAPPGLTAFVNSEGRMKYDRPVRVTSICNLDIFYFPFDQQNCTFTFSSFLYTVDSMLLGMDKEVWEITDTSRNLIQTQGEWELLGITKATPKMLVGSNVYDQIMFYVAIRRRPSLYVINLLVPSGFLIAIDALSFYLPAESENRAPFKITLLLGYNVFLLMMNDLLPASGTPLISVYFALCLSLMVVSLLETIFITYLLHLATTQPPPMPWWLHSLLLYWANPRTCCPTAPQKGNKGLNLHPAHLPGVKEPVELVGKVSGPREAELNGCPESTRAQQEDEAQRQHLVDLWVQFSHMMDTLLFCLYLLFMATSVVTVIILWNT comes from the exons TGGGGGGAGAGTCCTGCTCTGCCTCACTGTCAGCCTTCTGCTTCCAG GAAGAGGCGACACTTTCACCATCAATTGCTCAGGCTTTGACCAATATGGGGTGGATCCTGCTGCCTTCCAAGCAGTGTTTGACAGAAAGGCCTTCCGTCCAGTCCTCAACTACAGCAACCCCATTCATGTCAACATCTCCTTCACCCTGTCTGCCATCCTGGAAGTG AATGCACAGCTCCAGCTTCTGACGTCATTCCTGTGGATGAATGTG ATGTGGGATAATCCTTTCATCAGTTGGAACCTGGAAGAGTGTGTCAGCCTCAAAAACCTCACTGTATCAGCTGAAAACGTGTGGCTCCCAGACATCTTCATTGTGGAATC CATGGATGTGGATAGAGCACCTCCAGGTCTCACGGCATTTGTCAACAGTGAAGGTCGAATGAAGTATGACAGGCCAGTGCGGGTGACCAGCATCTGTAACCTGGACATCTTCTACTTTCCGTTTGACCAGCAGAACTGCACTTTCACCTTCAGTTCCTTCCTTTACACAG TGGATAGCATGCTACTGGGCATGGACAAGGAAGTGTGGGAGATAACAGACACATCTCGCAACCTCATCCAGACTCAGGGAGAGTGGGAGCTCCTGGGCATCACCAAGGCCACCCCAAAGATGCTGGTGGGCAGCAACGTATATGACCAGATCATGTTCTAT GTGGCCATCAGACGCAGGCCCAGCCTCTACGTCATAAACCTTCTGGTGCCCAGTGGCTTCCTGATTGCCATCGATGCCCTCAGCTTCTACCTGCCAGCAGAAAGCGAGAATCGTGCCCCGTTCAAGATAACCCTTCTACTGGGCTACAACGTCTTCCTGCTCATGATGAATGACTTACTCCCAGCCAGTGGCACCCCCCTCATCA GTGTCTACTTCGCCCTGTGTCTGTCCCTGATGGTGGTCAGCCTGCTGGAGACCATTTTCATCACCTACCTGCTGCACCTGGCCACCACCCAGCCCCCACCTATGCCTTGGTGGCTCCACTCTCTGCTCCTCTACTGGGCCAACCCAAGGACATGCTGCCCCACTGCACCCCAGAAGGGAAATAAAGGCCTAAACCTCCACCCTGCTCACCTGCCTG GTGTGAAGGAGCCCGTGGAGTTGGTGGGAAAGGTGTCAGgtcccagagaggcagagttaaATGGGTGTCCTGAGTCCACAAGGGCCCAGCAGGAAGATGAAGCTCAGAGGCAGCACTTGGTCGATTTGTGGGTGCAGTTCAGCCACATGATGGATACCCTGCTCTTCTGCCTCTATCTGCTCTTCATGGCCACCTCTGTGGTCACAGTCATCATCCTCTGGAACACCTAG